In Deltaproteobacteria bacterium, a genomic segment contains:
- a CDS encoding sugar phosphate isomerase/epimerase yields the protein MAPRYGLQLYTLRDDCARDLEGTLAFVARCGYAGVEVASTHDLGARQFRALLDAHGLAVASMHAMAFGDEAPRAFEMARELGAQLVVVPFAHPNRFASAREVAELASELNAASEAARKHGLRLGYHNHFWEWRALEDGRKAYDALVAQLDPRVELELDVYWATTAKRDPAALIRELGPRVTRVHLKDGPADKFESPMVALGDGVVDLTSAMQAATRADWMLVELDQCAGEMTEAVRRSAEWLRLPRAAEGASARSPSATSTET from the coding sequence ATGGCACCTCGCTACGGGCTCCAGCTCTACACCCTGCGCGACGACTGCGCGCGCGACCTCGAAGGCACGCTCGCGTTCGTCGCGCGCTGCGGCTATGCGGGCGTCGAAGTCGCGTCGACGCACGACCTCGGCGCGCGGCAGTTCCGCGCCCTGCTCGACGCGCACGGCCTCGCGGTCGCGTCGATGCACGCGATGGCGTTCGGCGATGAAGCTCCGCGCGCGTTCGAGATGGCGCGTGAGCTCGGCGCGCAGCTCGTCGTCGTGCCCTTCGCACACCCGAATCGCTTCGCGAGCGCGCGCGAAGTGGCCGAGCTCGCGAGCGAGCTGAACGCCGCGAGCGAGGCGGCGCGAAAGCACGGCCTGCGCCTCGGCTACCACAACCACTTCTGGGAGTGGCGCGCGCTCGAAGACGGGCGCAAAGCCTACGACGCGCTCGTCGCGCAGCTCGATCCTCGGGTCGAGCTCGAGCTCGACGTGTACTGGGCGACCACCGCGAAGCGCGATCCCGCCGCGCTGATCCGGGAGCTGGGGCCGCGCGTGACGCGTGTGCACCTCAAGGACGGGCCCGCGGACAAGTTCGAGTCGCCGATGGTCGCGCTCGGCGACGGCGTGGTGGACCTAACGAGCGCGATGCAAGCCGCCACGCGCGCGGACTGGATGCTGGTGGAGCTGGATCAGTGCGCGGGGGAGATGACGGAAGCGGTGAGGAGGAGCGCGGAGTGGCTTCGCTTGCCGCGAGCGGCCGAGGGAGCGTCTGCGCGCTCTCCGTCCGCGACCTCGACCGAGACGTGA
- a CDS encoding endonuclease/exonuclease/phosphatase family protein, producing MQVRVGSFNLENLFNRYALLDEPWQNRDYDKVVAAYDIASIASRDGDLVSYELTQLQRNNTALAIEHARPDILVVQEVENLIALRTFNDKYLDDYFDRLVLVDGNDPRGIDVGLLIRAGFQAEIVGVRTHIDDNKNGKQGGVKRSANRAFGFTASNAIFSRDCLEVDVKVGGVVLTLLANHLKAQDGKASSVTRRLNQSKRVAALVDANIAAGRKPIVLGDLNIDSKAKQYDKSLDPLVKHKKLADTDPAGDWTHYYASKKSVSRLDYILADKTLTAGPIEIVRDGLTTKCKQYTGNRFPTIGPEHTEASDHCAVVVPFDV from the coding sequence ATGCAGGTACGGGTCGGCTCGTTCAATCTCGAGAACCTCTTCAACCGCTACGCGCTGCTCGACGAGCCCTGGCAGAACCGCGACTACGACAAAGTGGTGGCGGCATACGACATCGCCTCGATAGCGAGCCGCGACGGCGACCTCGTGTCGTACGAGCTCACGCAGCTTCAGCGCAACAACACCGCGCTCGCGATCGAGCACGCACGGCCCGACATCCTGGTCGTGCAGGAGGTCGAGAACCTCATCGCGCTACGGACCTTCAACGACAAATACCTCGACGACTATTTCGACCGGCTCGTGCTCGTGGATGGCAACGACCCGCGCGGCATCGACGTCGGCCTCCTGATCCGCGCCGGCTTCCAGGCGGAGATCGTCGGCGTGCGTACGCACATCGACGACAACAAGAACGGCAAACAGGGCGGAGTGAAGCGCTCCGCGAATCGCGCTTTCGGTTTCACCGCGAGCAACGCGATCTTCTCGCGCGACTGCCTCGAAGTCGACGTGAAGGTCGGCGGCGTGGTGCTCACGCTGCTCGCCAATCACCTGAAGGCTCAGGATGGGAAGGCGAGCTCCGTCACGCGCAGGCTCAATCAGTCGAAGCGGGTCGCTGCGCTGGTCGACGCGAACATTGCGGCGGGTCGCAAGCCCATCGTTCTTGGCGACCTCAACATCGACTCGAAGGCGAAGCAGTACGACAAGTCGCTCGACCCTCTCGTGAAACACAAGAAGCTCGCGGACACCGACCCGGCGGGCGACTGGACGCACTACTACGCGTCCAAGAAATCCGTGAGCCGCCTCGACTACATCCTGGCGGACAAGACGCTGACCGCCGGGCCGATCGAGATCGTGCGCGACGGCCTCACGACGAAGTGCAAGCAATACACGGGCAACCGCTTCCCGACGATCGGGCCGGAGCACACGGAAGCGAGTGACCACTGCGCAGTGGTGGTTCCGTTCGACGTTTGA
- a CDS encoding sulfotransferase, with product MSAATFAAEVLIAEARAAAKLEDFGGDDFLPGLRALCATYESPAWSEKGRTRNRRRLVNLLATRLKVEAALAQHPEILARPVKQPVVLTGLPRSGTSALFSLLGADPAARPLRLWETQCPDPLALPPGTPDPRRAAIDAYYAQGREKRPEFTKIHFTSADTPEECVLLHAYAMHGVQMGVEIFVEPYASWFQAEAADLRGLYAYQKRLMQLLDWQRPGERWLLKAPAHLWGLDALAATFPDVAIVWNHRDPVACIASACSMTEALMATLDFPRDQLGPAVMEFYARSLDRGLAVREKLDPARVFDVPYADFTRDPLACAERIYAHFALPLPRAASEALRAFAAENPEGKHGKHEYQLAQYGLDEARVRARFAGYTARFGGLHE from the coding sequence ATGAGCGCGGCGACGTTCGCCGCCGAGGTGCTGATCGCGGAAGCGCGCGCCGCTGCGAAGCTCGAGGACTTCGGCGGCGACGACTTCCTGCCGGGCCTGCGCGCGCTGTGCGCGACGTACGAGTCGCCCGCGTGGAGCGAGAAGGGCCGCACACGCAATCGGCGGCGGCTCGTGAACCTGCTCGCGACGCGCCTCAAGGTGGAGGCTGCGCTCGCGCAGCATCCCGAGATCCTCGCGCGCCCCGTGAAGCAGCCCGTCGTGCTGACGGGCCTGCCGCGCTCGGGCACGTCGGCGCTGTTCAGCTTGTTAGGGGCGGACCCTGCGGCGCGCCCGCTGCGCCTCTGGGAGACGCAGTGCCCCGATCCCCTCGCGCTGCCGCCCGGCACACCCGATCCGCGGCGCGCCGCGATCGACGCTTATTACGCCCAGGGCCGCGAGAAGCGCCCCGAGTTCACGAAGATCCACTTCACGAGCGCCGACACGCCGGAGGAGTGCGTGCTGCTGCACGCGTACGCGATGCACGGCGTGCAGATGGGCGTCGAGATCTTCGTCGAGCCGTACGCGAGCTGGTTTCAGGCCGAGGCCGCGGATCTGCGCGGGCTCTACGCGTACCAGAAGCGGCTGATGCAGCTCCTCGACTGGCAGCGCCCGGGCGAGCGCTGGCTGCTGAAGGCGCCCGCGCACTTGTGGGGTCTCGACGCGCTCGCCGCGACGTTTCCCGATGTCGCGATCGTGTGGAACCACCGCGATCCCGTCGCGTGCATCGCGTCGGCGTGCTCGATGACCGAGGCGCTGATGGCGACGCTCGACTTTCCGCGCGATCAGCTCGGCCCTGCGGTGATGGAGTTCTACGCGCGCTCGCTCGACCGCGGCCTCGCGGTGCGCGAGAAGCTCGATCCCGCGCGCGTCTTCGACGTGCCATACGCCGACTTCACGCGCGATCCGCTCGCGTGCGCCGAGCGCATCTACGCGCACTTCGCGCTGCCGCTGCCCCGCGCTGCGAGTGAGGCGCTGCGCGCGTTCGCGGCCGAGAACCCCGAAGGCAAGCACGGCAAGCACGAGTATCAGCTCGCACAGTACGGCCTCGACGAAGCGCGCGTGCGCGCGCGCTTCGCGGGCTACACGGCGCGCTTTGGGGGGCTGCACGAATGA
- a CDS encoding SDR family NAD(P)-dependent oxidoreductase: MTDFAARYGPHGVVLGAAQGIGFAFAEEIARRGLNVLLVDVRDDLLDAAGDRVRAANAAVEVETARLDLAAPDLAERLPRVLGRLDVGLAVYTAMLPLSGAFLAQPLARHEQAVRVGVNGVLAASHVLGERLVRRGRGGLVLTSSLAGFQGTGWVAEYAAAKAFDLVLAEGLWWEWREHGVDVVALCPGNTDTPGLRNNKPLVDPATFAAPADVAREALDHLTNAREAGPICIPGEDNRAVRAQFDRMPRKQVVEIIGASTRKMFEG, from the coding sequence ATGACGGACTTCGCGGCTCGCTACGGCCCACACGGTGTCGTGCTCGGCGCGGCGCAGGGCATCGGCTTCGCGTTCGCGGAGGAGATCGCGCGGCGCGGGCTGAACGTGCTGCTCGTGGACGTTCGCGACGACCTGCTCGACGCGGCGGGCGATCGCGTGCGCGCGGCGAACGCCGCAGTCGAGGTGGAGACTGCGCGCCTCGATCTCGCGGCGCCGGATCTCGCGGAGCGCCTGCCGCGCGTGCTCGGGCGCCTCGACGTCGGCCTCGCGGTCTACACCGCGATGCTGCCGCTCTCGGGCGCGTTCCTCGCGCAGCCGCTCGCGCGCCACGAGCAGGCGGTGCGCGTCGGCGTGAACGGCGTGCTCGCCGCGAGTCACGTGCTCGGCGAGCGGCTTGTTAGGCGTGGACGCGGCGGGCTGGTGCTCACGTCGTCGCTCGCGGGCTTTCAGGGCACGGGCTGGGTCGCGGAGTACGCCGCGGCGAAGGCGTTCGACCTCGTGCTCGCCGAGGGGCTGTGGTGGGAGTGGCGAGAGCACGGCGTCGACGTGGTCGCGCTCTGCCCCGGCAACACCGACACGCCTGGCCTGCGCAATAACAAGCCGCTCGTCGACCCCGCGACTTTCGCCGCGCCTGCCGACGTCGCGCGCGAGGCGCTCGACCACCTGACGAACGCGCGCGAGGCGGGGCCGATCTGCATCCCAGGCGAGGACAACCGCGCGGTGCGCGCGCAGTTCGATCGCATGCCCCGCAAGCAGGTGGTGGAGATCATCGGCGCGAGTACGCGGAAGATGTTCGAGGGGTGA
- a CDS encoding TetR/AcrR family transcriptional regulator, whose product MSVALDLPKRERNKQEKRARLLTAARGLFAKKGFAATTTAEVAARAGVGAGTLFLYFASKEDLLVDLFRAEMDRVIERAFATLPRRASLMTELLHVYGAMIEHHERDPELARAFVKEMLFVSAPDRAQVFDFIDGLGARVAERIALRQARGELDAGVSAQLVAENLFALFIARLQKWLGAEGGLEAASALARLSDAFAVQLRALEPRTPARKRRP is encoded by the coding sequence ATGTCCGTCGCTCTCGACCTCCCCAAGCGCGAACGCAACAAGCAAGAGAAGCGCGCGCGCTTGCTCACCGCGGCGCGCGGCTTGTTCGCGAAGAAGGGCTTTGCCGCGACCACCACCGCCGAGGTCGCTGCGCGGGCGGGCGTCGGCGCGGGCACGCTGTTCCTGTACTTCGCCTCGAAGGAAGATCTGCTCGTCGACTTGTTCCGCGCGGAGATGGACCGCGTGATCGAGCGCGCCTTCGCGACGCTGCCGCGGCGCGCGTCGCTGATGACGGAGCTGCTGCACGTCTACGGCGCGATGATCGAGCACCACGAGCGCGATCCGGAGCTCGCGCGCGCGTTCGTGAAGGAGATGCTGTTCGTCTCCGCGCCCGATCGCGCGCAGGTGTTCGACTTCATCGACGGCCTGGGCGCGCGCGTCGCCGAGCGGATCGCGCTGCGCCAGGCGCGCGGCGAGCTCGACGCGGGCGTCTCCGCGCAGCTCGTCGCCGAGAATCTGTTCGCGCTGTTCATCGCGCGCCTGCAGAAGTGGCTCGGGGCCGAGGGTGGGCTCGAGGCTGCGTCGGCGCTCGCCCGATTGAGCGACGCGTTCGCGGTGCAGCTGCGCGCGCTCGAGCCGCGTACGCCGGCGCGAAAGAGGAGGCCCTGA
- a CDS encoding 4-hydroxyphenylacetate 3-hydroxylase encodes MPARTGAQFLAGLKDDRELWVDGERVRDAASHPALAGAAQTMAELFDLQHDHAAECLMPDPETGEPINVSHMIPRSREDIARRHACLQRIAEHTVGLMGRSPDYMNVTFAGFAGRADEWALHGNERGAASLVAFQKELRRKDISLTHTIIHPTVNKAQPDVAAGGGDVVLHKVADTEHGILVRGSRVLATLAPFADELAVYPAHPIPADGSRYALSFSIPMATPGVKFLCRDSVSRGRNKFDHPLSSRFDEQDAFVIFDDVEIPRERLFIDGQVDVYNQVMTTGWFPNVMQQTMIRAQTKLEFAYGLGCRMASAIGDKGQPTAEMLGELFGYAELTRAAIATAEAEAFHFGNGVWFPNGTPLNQIKQFMPFWMPRVNEILRLIGSHNVLATPTKSQIDDAELGPLIAKYLQGADVDAERRIRIFRLAWDFAATALGGRGEQYERFYLASGARNRMQAHLLAPKERALALVESFLKESPDEFRQGRERRRVDRPLDQRQTRGIEPAVR; translated from the coding sequence ATGCCTGCACGAACGGGTGCGCAGTTTCTCGCGGGGCTGAAGGACGACCGCGAGCTGTGGGTCGACGGCGAGCGCGTGCGCGACGCCGCGAGCCACCCCGCGTTGGCCGGCGCCGCGCAGACGATGGCCGAGCTGTTCGATCTGCAGCACGACCACGCGGCCGAGTGCCTGATGCCCGACCCGGAAACCGGCGAGCCGATCAACGTGAGTCACATGATTCCGCGCTCGCGCGAGGACATCGCGCGCCGCCACGCATGCCTCCAGCGCATCGCCGAGCACACCGTGGGCCTGATGGGGCGCTCGCCGGACTACATGAACGTGACCTTCGCAGGCTTCGCGGGCCGCGCGGACGAGTGGGCGCTGCACGGCAACGAGCGCGGCGCTGCGAGCCTCGTCGCGTTCCAGAAGGAGCTGCGCCGCAAGGACATCTCGCTCACGCACACGATCATCCACCCCACCGTGAACAAGGCGCAGCCCGACGTCGCGGCGGGCGGCGGCGATGTCGTGCTGCACAAGGTCGCGGACACCGAGCACGGCATTCTCGTGCGCGGCTCGCGCGTGCTCGCGACGCTCGCGCCGTTCGCGGACGAGCTCGCCGTCTACCCCGCGCACCCGATCCCGGCGGACGGCTCCCGCTACGCGCTCTCGTTCTCGATCCCGATGGCGACGCCGGGCGTCAAGTTCCTGTGCCGCGACAGCGTCTCGCGCGGCCGTAACAAGTTCGATCATCCCCTATCGAGCCGCTTCGACGAGCAGGACGCGTTCGTGATCTTCGACGACGTCGAGATCCCGCGCGAGCGCTTGTTCATCGACGGCCAGGTCGACGTCTACAACCAGGTGATGACGACCGGCTGGTTCCCCAACGTGATGCAGCAGACGATGATCCGCGCGCAGACGAAGCTCGAGTTCGCGTACGGGCTCGGCTGCCGCATGGCGAGCGCGATCGGCGACAAGGGCCAGCCCACCGCCGAGATGCTCGGCGAGCTGTTCGGCTACGCGGAGCTGACGCGCGCCGCGATCGCGACCGCCGAGGCCGAGGCGTTCCACTTCGGCAACGGCGTGTGGTTCCCGAACGGCACGCCCCTCAACCAGATCAAGCAGTTCATGCCGTTCTGGATGCCGCGCGTGAACGAGATCCTGCGCCTGATCGGCTCGCACAACGTGCTCGCGACGCCCACCAAGTCGCAGATCGACGACGCCGAGCTCGGACCGCTGATCGCGAAGTACCTGCAGGGCGCGGACGTCGACGCCGAGCGGCGCATCCGCATCTTCCGGCTCGCCTGGGACTTCGCGGCGACCGCGCTCGGCGGGCGCGGGGAGCAGTACGAGCGCTTCTATCTCGCCTCGGGTGCGCGCAATCGCATGCAGGCTCATTTGCTCGCGCCGAAGGAGCGCGCGCTCGCGCTGGTCGAGAGCTTCTTGAAGGAGAGCCCCGATGAGTTCCGTCAAGGTCGCGAACGTCGACGTGTCGACCGACCACTGGATCAACGGCAAACGCGCGGGATCGAGCCGGCGGTTCGCTGA
- a CDS encoding aldehyde dehydrogenase family protein, giving the protein MSSVKVANVDVSTDHWINGKRAGSSRRFADLSPIDGSHLADVAAGGAAEVDAAVAAARAAFPAWAELGPQGRLPILQRFAKGIEARGKELAAVETADNGSLLLGNSHRVVPRAALNISYFAEFAATKLQGQTIDSPEVVNHVRFDPAGVAALITPWNAPMMLTTWKIGPALAAGNTVVAKPPEWAPLTCSLLGDIAHEAGVPAGVLNVVQGIGEEAGAALVAHRDVDRISFTGSTDTARLIGEAAARSITPLAAELGGKSPFIVCADADLDAAAQTIAGQYMNAGQVCLAGTRVVAHRDIAEELLTKVRAACAHMVVGDPRDAKTRVGPLITAEHFARVQGFVERAKDAGARVLFGGARDKAGALYFEPTLFDGVKPDAEISQREVFGPVLTWQTFGSDDEAVAFANNTRYGLAGVLFSRSEKRAMAIAERVVAGTLWVNCFFIRDLAAPFGGSRDSGLGREGGHWSFDFYCDVKNISVRKGSFA; this is encoded by the coding sequence ATGAGTTCCGTCAAGGTCGCGAACGTCGACGTGTCGACCGACCACTGGATCAACGGCAAACGCGCGGGATCGAGCCGGCGGTTCGCTGATCTCTCGCCGATCGACGGCTCGCATCTCGCCGACGTCGCCGCCGGCGGCGCGGCCGAGGTCGATGCTGCCGTCGCCGCCGCGCGCGCGGCGTTCCCGGCGTGGGCGGAGCTCGGGCCCCAGGGCCGGCTCCCGATCCTGCAGCGCTTCGCGAAGGGCATCGAGGCGCGCGGCAAGGAGCTCGCGGCGGTCGAGACCGCGGACAACGGCTCGCTGTTGTTAGGCAACTCGCACCGCGTCGTGCCGCGCGCGGCGCTCAACATTTCGTACTTCGCCGAGTTCGCGGCGACGAAGCTACAGGGCCAGACGATCGATTCGCCCGAGGTCGTGAATCACGTGCGCTTCGATCCTGCGGGCGTGGCGGCGCTGATCACGCCGTGGAACGCACCGATGATGCTGACGACGTGGAAGATCGGCCCCGCGCTCGCGGCGGGGAACACGGTCGTCGCGAAGCCGCCGGAGTGGGCGCCGCTCACCTGCTCGCTGCTCGGCGACATCGCGCACGAGGCGGGCGTGCCGGCCGGCGTGCTGAACGTGGTGCAAGGCATCGGCGAGGAAGCGGGCGCAGCGCTCGTCGCGCATCGCGACGTCGACCGCATCTCGTTCACCGGCTCGACCGACACGGCGCGTCTGATCGGCGAAGCCGCCGCGCGCTCGATCACGCCGCTCGCCGCGGAGCTCGGCGGCAAGTCGCCGTTCATCGTGTGCGCGGACGCCGATCTCGACGCCGCCGCACAGACGATCGCGGGGCAGTATATGAACGCGGGGCAGGTGTGCCTCGCCGGGACGCGCGTCGTGGCCCATCGCGACATCGCGGAGGAGCTGCTCACGAAGGTGCGCGCCGCCTGCGCGCACATGGTGGTGGGCGACCCGCGCGATGCGAAGACGCGCGTCGGACCGCTCATCACCGCGGAGCACTTCGCGCGCGTGCAGGGCTTCGTCGAGCGCGCGAAGGACGCGGGCGCGCGCGTGCTGTTCGGCGGCGCGCGCGACAAAGCCGGCGCGCTCTACTTCGAGCCCACGCTGTTCGACGGCGTGAAGCCAGACGCCGAAATCTCGCAGCGCGAAGTGTTCGGCCCCGTGCTCACGTGGCAGACCTTCGGCAGCGACGACGAGGCCGTCGCCTTCGCGAACAACACCCGTTACGGCCTCGCGGGCGTGCTCTTCTCGCGCAGCGAGAAGCGCGCGATGGCGATCGCGGAGCGCGTCGTCGCGGGCACGCTGTGGGTGAACTGCTTCTTCATCCGCGATCTCGCCGCGCCCTTCGGCGGCTCGCGCGACTCCGGTCTCGGCCGCGAGGGCGGGCACTGGAGCTTCGACTTCTACTGCGACGTGAAGAACATCTCGGTCAGGAAGGGCTCGTTCGCCTAG
- a CDS encoding VOC family protein: protein MVQVTELGYFGIGVKDVAAWKQFAREILGLEVREEPGESDRFYLRMDAWHHRFVVHANGDDDIAYLGFRVAGAEEFAEMQKQLANAGIEFRVGSLAEAEERRVLEVMKLADPGGTPIEIFHAPLIQPSRPFHPGRGMHGRFLTGDGGAGHCILREPDSDAATRFYRALGMRGGVEYKFGLGPRALQLRFMHCSPRDHSVAWGVPPGEKRLNHIMLEVDNLDDVGLTYDLVKKANIPIAIELGKHANDAMFSFYFKSPSGFNFEYGFGGRPATHQSEYYDADTYGHKGLF from the coding sequence ATGGTTCAGGTCACGGAGCTCGGGTACTTCGGCATCGGCGTGAAGGACGTCGCTGCCTGGAAGCAGTTCGCGCGCGAGATCCTCGGGCTCGAGGTGCGCGAGGAGCCGGGCGAGTCGGATCGCTTCTACCTGCGCATGGACGCCTGGCATCACCGCTTCGTCGTGCACGCGAACGGCGACGACGACATCGCGTACCTCGGCTTCCGCGTCGCGGGCGCGGAGGAGTTCGCGGAGATGCAGAAGCAGCTCGCGAACGCGGGCATCGAGTTCCGCGTCGGCTCGCTCGCGGAGGCGGAAGAGCGCCGCGTGCTCGAGGTGATGAAGCTCGCCGACCCGGGCGGCACGCCGATCGAGATCTTCCACGCGCCGCTCATTCAGCCGAGCCGCCCGTTCCATCCCGGCCGCGGCATGCACGGCCGCTTCCTCACCGGCGACGGCGGCGCAGGCCACTGCATTCTGCGCGAGCCCGATTCGGACGCCGCGACGCGCTTCTACCGCGCGCTCGGGATGCGCGGCGGCGTCGAGTACAAGTTCGGCCTCGGGCCGAGGGCGCTGCAGCTGCGCTTCATGCACTGCTCGCCGCGCGATCACTCCGTGGCGTGGGGCGTGCCGCCGGGCGAGAAGCGTCTCAACCACATCATGCTCGAGGTGGACAACCTCGACGACGTGGGCCTCACCTACGACCTCGTGAAGAAGGCGAACATCCCCATCGCGATCGAGCTCGGGAAGCACGCCAACGACGCGATGTTCTCGTTCTATTTCAAGAGTCCGTCGGGCTTCAACTTCGAGTACGGCTTCGGCGGTCGCCCCGCGACGCACCAGAGCGAGTACTACGACGCCGACACCTACGGGCACAAAGGCCTCTTCTGA
- a CDS encoding fumarylacetoacetate hydrolase family protein: MSVLSGPRIETRRILHQGTPQWVTLAGDELLLGDGRRVREADATYLAPCEPTKILCIHLNYESRRIEFQAPELVTPTYFQKPTTALNAHRGVLCRPANCQYLNYEGEVAAVIGRPMRNVSRDEVWDYIAGFAPANDVGAQDFRDTDAGSMLRVKGQDGFCPIGPGLVRGVDVRESVLRTYLNGRVVQEGKVSEMTFGIDYQLADLCRHITLLPGDIVLTGTPANSRPMQPGDVVEVEVTGLGRLTNRVVEIPAPKHDVGHQPTDSKAVRSVALGSDSRKPSA, from the coding sequence ATGAGCGTTCTTTCCGGCCCCCGCATCGAGACGCGCCGCATCCTCCACCAAGGCACCCCGCAGTGGGTGACGCTCGCGGGAGACGAGTTGTTACTGGGAGACGGCCGCCGCGTGCGCGAAGCCGACGCGACCTACCTCGCGCCGTGCGAGCCCACGAAGATCCTGTGCATCCATCTCAACTACGAGTCGCGCCGCATCGAGTTCCAAGCGCCGGAGCTCGTCACGCCCACGTACTTCCAAAAGCCGACGACCGCGCTGAACGCGCACCGCGGCGTGCTGTGTCGCCCAGCGAACTGCCAGTACCTGAACTACGAGGGCGAAGTCGCGGCCGTGATCGGGCGCCCGATGCGCAACGTCTCGCGCGACGAGGTGTGGGACTACATCGCGGGCTTCGCGCCGGCGAACGACGTGGGCGCGCAGGACTTCCGCGACACCGACGCCGGCTCGATGCTGCGCGTGAAGGGGCAGGACGGGTTCTGCCCGATCGGGCCCGGCCTCGTGCGCGGCGTCGACGTGCGCGAGAGCGTGCTGCGCACCTACTTGAACGGGCGCGTCGTGCAGGAGGGCAAGGTCTCGGAGATGACCTTCGGCATCGACTACCAGCTCGCCGACTTGTGCCGGCACATCACGCTGCTGCCCGGCGACATCGTGCTCACCGGCACGCCCGCGAACTCCCGGCCGATGCAGCCGGGCGACGTGGTCGAGGTCGAGGTGACGGGGCTCGGTCGCCTGACGAATCGCGTGGTGGAGATTCCGGCTCCGAAGCACGACGTGGGGCACCAGCCCACCGACAGCAAGGCCGTGCGCTCGGTCGCGCTCGGGAGCGACTCGCGGAAGCCCAGCGCGTAG
- a CDS encoding aromatic ring-hydroxylating dioxygenase subunit alpha, protein MSGFIRNLWYVAAWSHELAAGAPIGRVILGEPIALYRRRDGSVVALEDRCPHRHAPLSLGTIEGDELRCGYHGLRFDARGMCTAMPARSAPPRLSVRAYPVVERWSWLWVWMGDAALADPARIPDAFGLDDPRWVMRADVMDYDANWELLNDNLCDLSHLDFSHATTLGGSSGVSWSAEVPRITKLEDGLRIDRWYPDSRLAPGHPTPVDTLSSYRYLLPGLFLMTTAWYPLGAAARCGFGVPDEKPLSHRAEQQAVTPVSAKRSRYFYATGFAAENATPERVEGIFAVVNAAFAEDKRIIEGQQRILDLTAPGTRMASTPHDEAPLAFRRLVRERLAREQGETR, encoded by the coding sequence GTGAGCGGCTTCATTCGCAACCTCTGGTACGTCGCGGCCTGGAGCCACGAGCTCGCCGCGGGCGCGCCGATCGGGCGGGTGATCCTCGGCGAGCCGATCGCGCTGTACCGAAGGCGCGACGGCTCGGTCGTCGCGCTCGAAGACCGCTGCCCGCATCGTCACGCGCCCTTGTCATTAGGGACGATCGAGGGCGACGAGCTGCGCTGCGGTTATCACGGGCTGCGCTTCGACGCGCGCGGCATGTGCACCGCGATGCCCGCGCGCAGCGCGCCGCCTCGGCTCAGCGTGCGCGCGTACCCCGTCGTCGAGCGCTGGAGCTGGCTGTGGGTGTGGATGGGCGACGCGGCGCTCGCGGACCCTGCGCGCATCCCCGACGCGTTCGGTCTCGACGACCCGCGCTGGGTGATGCGCGCGGACGTGATGGACTACGACGCGAACTGGGAGCTGCTGAACGACAACCTGTGCGACCTCTCGCACCTCGACTTCTCGCACGCGACGACGCTCGGCGGCTCGAGCGGCGTCTCGTGGTCGGCAGAAGTCCCGCGCATCACGAAGCTCGAAGACGGGCTGCGCATCGATCGCTGGTACCCCGACTCGCGGCTCGCGCCCGGTCACCCCACGCCCGTCGACACGCTGAGCTCGTACCGATACCTGCTGCCCGGCCTCTTCCTGATGACGACCGCGTGGTATCCGCTCGGTGCCGCTGCGCGCTGCGGCTTCGGCGTGCCCGACGAGAAGCCGCTCTCGCACCGCGCGGAGCAGCAAGCGGTGACGCCCGTCTCGGCGAAGCGCTCGCGGTACTTCTACGCGACGGGCTTCGCGGCGGAGAACGCCACGCCCGAGCGCGTCGAGGGCATCTTCGCGGTCGTGAACGCCGCGTTCGCCGAGGACAAGCGCATCATCGAGGGCCAGCAGCGCATCCTCGACCTAACAGCTCCCGGCACGCGCATGGCCTCGACTCCGCACGACGAGGCGCCGCTCGCGTTCCGCCGCCTCGTGCGCGAGCGGCTCGCGCGAGAGCAGGGCGAGACGCGCTGA